GGAAGAAGGACTCGCTCGTGTCCAGCAGCAGCGTCCCGATGCCATTATATTAGATATAATTTTGCCGAAAATGGACGGTTGGACGGTATTATCGACATTAAAGGCTGATCCAGATCTCGCTGAGATTCCTGTGATTGTGCTGTCGTTCATCAGCAACAAAAATCGAGGTTTTGCTCTTGGTGCATCGGACTATTTGACCAAACCGTTTGATGGTAAGCGCCTGAGTGCTTTGTTGAGTAAGTATCACCCGGATCGTAAACGGGATCTGGTTCCTGTGGCTGATCATATTTTAGTGGTCGAAGATGATCTCGCTACCCGACAACTATTACGGGGGTTATTACAGCGACAGGGCTGGATTGTCCAAGAAGCCGGAAATGGTCAGGAGGCTTTGCAACTGATTCAACAGTCAGCCCCTAAACTGATTTTGCTCGATTTAGTCCTCCCTGAAAAAAGTGGTTTTGAGTTAATTCATGACCTTCACAGAACAGATCAGTGGGCAAATATCCCGATTATCGTCCTAACGGCGGCTGAATTAACCCCCACAGAATGGGTACTATTGCGAGGCTATGTGGAGCAGATTCTTCAGAAAGGCAGTTATAGCTGTGAAGATCTTTTACGAGAAATTCATATCCTGTTAAATGCCAGCCTGAAACAGTCCCCCTTAAGTTCTAAATCGTGAGAATTCTAACGCTAAACTATCAACGTTGAGATCGAATCATGGTAAAGATTTTATTAGTTGAAGATAATGAAATGAATCGGGATATGCTCAAACGGCGTTTAATGCGAAAAGATTATCAGGTCTTTATTGCCGTCGATGGTGCAGAAGGTGTGGAACAAGCCCGTGCTGTGATGCCCGATTTAATCCTCATGGATATGAGTTTACCGGTGATGGATGGTTGGGAAGCCACTCGACAAATTAAAGCTGATGCCAAAACCAAGGGAATTCCTGTAATTGCACTCACAGCCCATGCTATGGCTGGCGATCGCGAAAAATGTTTAAAAGCTGGATGTGATGATTATGATACTAAACCAGTGGAATTTCCCCGTCTGTTGGAAAAAATAGAACTCTGCTTAAAGAAAGCACCTGCACCCTGAGCTTAAATTTCATTGGGTTAACGCTCGGATTTTATCCCGTCCTGTGCTGTTTGTCGCTTTCGCGCAGGGAGTGTCAACTCTGTTGATGATATGAAAACCCTAGTTGGAGGCTTGGCACTCGTTGTTACTATCCCAAAACGAGCGTAGGAGTCACGAATAGAGATGGACGCTGAACCGGATCGTGTACTAATTGTTGATGATAATGAAGTGAACCGTGATCTGCTGGCCAAACGACTCCAGCGTCAAGGTTATGGGGTGACAGTGGCTTCTAATGGTTTTGAAGCGTTGGAACTGATGGGTTCAATGTCCCTGGATTTGGTGTTGTTGGATATTATGATGCCTCAGATGAATGGTTATCAGGTGTTAGAAACCTTGAAAGCTGATCCGGCTTTGCGTCATATTCCGGTGGTGATGATTTCGGCGGTTAATGATATTGATAGTATTGTGCGTTGTATTGAATTAGGCGCGGAAGATTATTTATCAAAACCTTTTAATCCGGTTTTATTAAAAGCTCGAATTAATGCTTGTTTAGAAAAGAAACGATTAAGGGATCAAGAACAAGCTTATTTAAAAAAATTAGCGGA
The Planktothrix sp. FACHB-1365 DNA segment above includes these coding regions:
- a CDS encoding response regulator; its protein translation is MVKILLVEDNEMNRDMLKRRLMRKDYQVFIAVDGAEGVEQARAVMPDLILMDMSLPVMDGWEATRQIKADAKTKGIPVIALTAHAMAGDREKCLKAGCDDYDTKPVEFPRLLEKIELCLKKAPAP